The Pseudomonas sp. FP2309 genome has a window encoding:
- a CDS encoding hemolysin family protein: MDPSPGITLATLFADFGMILFALVLVLLNGFFVAAEFAMVKLRSTRVEAIAHTNGWRGQILRTVHSQLDAYLSACQLGITLASLGLGWVGEPAFAHILEPLLGAMGVESPEVIKGVSFFAAFFVISYLHIVVGELAPKSWAIRKPELLSLWTAVPLYLFYWAMYPAIYLLNASANAILRIAGQGEPGPHHEHHYSREELKLILHSSRGQDPSDQGMRVLASAVEMGELEVVDWANSREDLVTLDFNAPLKEILALFRRHKFSRYPVYDAVRNEFVGLLHIKDLLLELAALDHIPESFNLAELTRPLERVSRHMPLSQLLEQFRKGGAHFALVEEADGKIIGYLTMEDVLEVLVGDIQDEHRKAERGILAYQPGKLLVRGDTPLFKVERLLGVDLDHIEAETLAGLIYDTLKRVPEEEEVLEVEGLRIIVKKMKGPKIVLAKVLLLD; encoded by the coding sequence ATGGACCCTTCCCCTGGTATCACCCTCGCCACACTCTTTGCCGACTTCGGCATGATTCTTTTTGCTCTGGTCCTGGTACTGCTCAACGGTTTTTTCGTTGCGGCGGAATTCGCCATGGTCAAACTGCGCTCGACCCGGGTCGAAGCCATCGCCCATACCAACGGCTGGCGCGGGCAGATCCTGCGCACCGTACACAGCCAGCTCGACGCCTACCTGTCGGCCTGCCAGTTGGGTATCACCCTCGCCTCGCTGGGCCTGGGCTGGGTCGGTGAGCCGGCCTTCGCACACATCCTGGAGCCGTTGCTGGGCGCCATGGGCGTCGAATCGCCGGAAGTGATCAAGGGTGTGTCGTTCTTCGCGGCGTTCTTTGTGATCTCTTACCTGCACATCGTGGTCGGTGAGTTGGCGCCCAAATCCTGGGCCATTCGCAAACCCGAGCTGCTGTCGCTGTGGACCGCGGTGCCGCTGTACCTGTTCTACTGGGCCATGTACCCGGCAATCTACCTGCTCAACGCCAGCGCCAACGCCATCCTGCGCATCGCCGGCCAGGGCGAGCCCGGCCCGCACCATGAGCACCATTACAGCCGCGAAGAACTCAAGCTGATCCTGCACTCCAGCCGTGGCCAGGACCCGAGCGACCAAGGCATGCGCGTACTGGCCTCGGCCGTGGAAATGGGCGAACTGGAAGTGGTGGACTGGGCCAACTCCCGGGAAGATCTGGTAACCCTGGACTTCAATGCCCCGCTTAAAGAGATCCTGGCCCTGTTCCGCCGGCATAAATTCAGCCGCTATCCGGTGTACGACGCGGTGCGCAATGAATTCGTGGGTCTGCTGCACATCAAGGACCTGCTGCTGGAACTGGCCGCCCTGGACCATATCCCCGAGTCGTTCAACCTGGCTGAACTGACCCGCCCGCTGGAACGTGTGTCGCGGCACATGCCGTTGTCGCAGTTGCTGGAGCAGTTCCGCAAAGGCGGCGCGCACTTTGCCCTGGTCGAAGAGGCCGACGGCAAGATCATCGGCTACCTGACCATGGAAGACGTGCTGGAAGTGCTGGTGGGCGATATCCAGGATGAACACCGCAAGGCCGAGCGCGGCATCCTGGCTTACCAGCCGGGCAAGCTGCTGGTACGCGGCGACACCCCGCTGTTCAAGGTCGAGCGCCTGCTGGGCGTCGACCTGGACCACATCGAAGCGGAAACCCTGGCCGGGCTGATCTACGACACGCTCAAGCGCGTACCGGAAGAGGAAGAAGTGTTGGAGGTCGAAGGCCTGCGCATCATCGTCAAGAAGATGAAAGGGCCGAAGATCGTGCTGGCCAAGGTCCTGCTGCTGGACTGA
- a CDS encoding M23 family metallopeptidase, with protein sequence MLLRLLLCCGLATVIHVTQAMTLYKSVDANGEVVFSDRHTPGAQAFVVQERKVERVKRPVLDLPSPLYPRQAYRYPLPWRGGPFRLSQGPNGRYSHTDAKSRYAMDIAMPEGTPIIAARGGVVVNIENEQAGRGNDASGNFVRVQHDDGTQGVYLHLKQGSVSVRAGQRVAVGSPLGLSGNTGNSSGPHLHFVVQRAGAAGLVSIPYEFNQPVGALPNFALGN encoded by the coding sequence ATGCTCCTTCGCCTTTTGCTGTGTTGCGGGTTGGCCACGGTCATCCACGTGACCCAGGCCATGACCCTCTACAAATCCGTTGATGCCAACGGCGAGGTGGTCTTCAGTGACCGGCACACCCCTGGCGCCCAGGCCTTCGTGGTGCAGGAGCGCAAGGTCGAGCGTGTGAAACGCCCGGTGCTTGATCTACCGTCACCGCTCTACCCACGGCAAGCCTATCGCTATCCCTTACCCTGGCGCGGCGGTCCGTTCCGGCTGAGCCAGGGCCCCAATGGCCGTTACAGCCATACCGACGCCAAGAGCCGCTACGCCATGGACATCGCCATGCCTGAAGGCACGCCGATCATTGCCGCGCGCGGCGGCGTCGTGGTGAACATTGAGAACGAGCAGGCCGGACGTGGCAACGATGCGTCGGGCAATTTTGTGCGGGTGCAGCACGACGATGGCACCCAGGGCGTGTACCTGCATCTCAAGCAAGGGTCGGTCAGTGTGAGGGCAGGGCAGCGCGTGGCGGTGGGCAGCCCGCTGGGGCTGTCGGGCAATACCGGCAATAGCAGCGGGCCGCATCTGCACTTTGTAGTGCAGCGGGCCGGCGCGGCGGGGCTGGTGTCGATTCCGTATGAGTTCAACCAGCCCGTAGGGGCATTGCCCAACTTTGCGTTGGGCAATTAA
- a CDS encoding response regulator, with translation MSKVSVLVVDDASFIRDLVKKCLRNYFPGIKLEDAVNGKKAQTILMRETFDLVLCDWEMPEMSGLELLTWCREQPHLKAMPFVMVTSRGDKENVVQAIQAGVSGYVSKPFTNEQLLNKVKQALQKVGRLDALVASAPTKMNSAFGNDSLSALTGGKPEAARAAPVAAAASAPSKGLLNSPPVRAATPSAAPSAGRGQGQLRLSSGTQQCVIKALSIKEALLVVRRGEVLPQVLESAVLDLEQGDNAEVARLNGYLHAIVAFEPKPDSDWLQLTFRFIDQDAQKLDYISRLIARGTAQKHFVPGA, from the coding sequence ATGAGTAAAGTCAGTGTGTTGGTGGTGGATGACGCCTCGTTTATCCGCGATCTGGTGAAGAAGTGCCTGCGCAACTACTTCCCTGGGATCAAGCTTGAAGATGCGGTGAACGGCAAGAAAGCCCAGACCATCCTGATGCGCGAGACCTTCGACCTGGTGCTGTGCGACTGGGAAATGCCGGAGATGTCCGGGCTGGAGCTGCTGACCTGGTGCCGCGAACAGCCGCACCTCAAAGCCATGCCGTTCGTGATGGTGACCAGCCGTGGCGACAAAGAGAACGTGGTCCAGGCCATCCAGGCCGGGGTATCCGGTTACGTCAGCAAGCCATTCACCAACGAACAACTGCTGAACAAGGTCAAGCAGGCTCTGCAGAAGGTCGGCCGCCTTGACGCGTTGGTCGCCAGCGCACCGACCAAGATGAACTCGGCCTTCGGCAACGACTCCCTGAGCGCCCTGACCGGCGGCAAGCCTGAGGCCGCGCGTGCGGCGCCCGTTGCAGCGGCTGCGTCGGCGCCCAGCAAAGGCCTGCTCAACAGCCCGCCGGTTCGCGCCGCCACCCCATCCGCCGCGCCGTCTGCCGGTCGTGGCCAGGGCCAGCTGCGTCTGTCCAGCGGCACCCAGCAATGCGTGATCAAGGCGCTGAGCATCAAGGAAGCGCTGCTGGTGGTGCGCCGCGGTGAAGTCCTGCCTCAGGTATTGGAAAGCGCCGTGCTCGACCTGGAACAAGGCGACAACGCCGAGGTGGCCCGCCTCAACGGCTACCTGCACGCCATCGTCGCGTTCGAGCCCAAGCCCGACAGCGACTGGCTGCAACTGACGTTCCGGTTTATCGATCAGGATGCGCAGAAGCTTGACTACATCTCGCGCTTGATCGCACGGGGCACAGCGCAGAAGCATTTCGTGCCGGGTGCCTGA
- the phoU gene encoding phosphate signaling complex protein PhoU yields MISKEGLTHHISAQFNAELEEVRSHLLAMGGLVEKQVNDAVTALIEADSGLAQQVREIDDQINQMERNIDEECLRILARRQPAASDLRLIISISKSVIDLERIGDEATKIARRAIQLCEEGEAPRGYVEVRHIGDQVRNMVRDALDAFARFDADLALSVAQYDKVIDREYKTALRELATYMMEDPRSISRVLSIIWVLRSLERIGDHARNISELVIYLVRGTDVRHMGLKRMKAEVEGSADQIPNVPGEPDDK; encoded by the coding sequence ATGATTAGCAAAGAAGGCCTTACCCACCACATCTCCGCGCAGTTCAACGCCGAACTTGAGGAGGTGCGCAGCCACCTCCTGGCGATGGGCGGGCTGGTGGAGAAGCAAGTCAACGACGCCGTCACTGCGCTGATCGAGGCCGACTCGGGCCTGGCCCAGCAAGTGCGTGAGATCGATGACCAGATCAACCAGATGGAACGCAACATCGATGAAGAGTGCCTGCGCATTCTGGCCCGTCGCCAGCCGGCGGCCTCGGACCTGCGTTTGATCATCAGCATTTCCAAGTCGGTGATCGACCTTGAGCGCATCGGCGACGAAGCCACCAAGATCGCCCGCCGCGCCATCCAGTTGTGTGAAGAAGGCGAAGCGCCGCGCGGTTATGTGGAAGTGCGTCACATCGGCGACCAAGTGCGCAACATGGTGCGCGATGCCCTCGACGCCTTTGCGCGCTTCGACGCGGACCTGGCACTGTCGGTGGCCCAATACGACAAGGTCATCGACCGTGAGTACAAGACGGCCCTGCGTGAGCTGGCCACCTACATGATGGAAGACCCGCGCTCTATCTCGCGGGTCTTGAGCATCATCTGGGTGCTGCGTTCCCTGGAACGGATCGGCGACCACGCACGCAATATCTCGGAATTGGTGATTTACCTGGTTCGCGGGACCGACGTACGGCACATGGGCCTCAAGCGCATGAAGGCCGAAGTTGAAGGTTCAGCCGATCAAATCCCTAATGTTCCGGGCGAACCTGACGATAAGTAA
- the pstB gene encoding phosphate ABC transporter ATP-binding protein PstB: protein MQHETQSHGINMSALGRDKQSLSLAEETVAIEVPGLSLYYGDKQALFDVSMNIPKQRVTAFIGPSGCGKSTLLRTFNRMNDLVDGCRVEGAINLYGTNIYRKGEDVAELRRRVGMVFQKPNPFPKTIYENVVYGLRIQGINKKRILDEAVEWALKGAALWDEVKDRLHESALGLSGGQQQRLVIARTIAVEPEVLLLDEPCSALDPISTLKVEELIYELKSKFTIVIVTHNMQQAARVSDYTAFMYMGKLVEFGDTDTLFTNPAKKQTEDYITGRYG from the coding sequence ATGCAACACGAAACCCAATCCCACGGCATCAACATGTCTGCCCTGGGTCGCGACAAGCAGAGCCTGAGCCTGGCTGAAGAAACCGTGGCCATCGAAGTACCGGGCCTGAGCCTGTACTACGGTGACAAACAGGCGCTGTTCGATGTCAGCATGAACATCCCCAAGCAGCGTGTAACCGCGTTTATCGGTCCGTCGGGCTGTGGTAAGTCCACGCTGCTGCGCACCTTCAACCGCATGAACGACCTGGTGGACGGTTGCCGCGTGGAGGGCGCCATCAACCTGTACGGCACCAACATCTACCGCAAGGGCGAAGACGTGGCAGAGCTGCGTCGCCGGGTAGGCATGGTGTTTCAGAAGCCAAACCCGTTCCCCAAGACCATCTACGAAAACGTGGTCTACGGCCTGCGTATCCAGGGCATCAACAAGAAACGCATCCTCGACGAAGCCGTTGAGTGGGCGTTGAAGGGCGCGGCGCTGTGGGACGAGGTCAAGGACCGCCTGCATGAGTCGGCGCTGGGTCTGTCCGGCGGTCAGCAGCAGCGTCTGGTGATTGCCCGTACCATCGCGGTGGAGCCGGAAGTGCTGTTGCTCGACGAACCGTGCTCGGCGCTTGACCCGATCTCGACGCTGAAAGTCGAAGAGCTGATCTACGAGCTCAAATCCAAGTTCACCATCGTGATCGTGACCCACAACATGCAGCAGGCTGCGCGGGTTTCCGATTACACCGCGTTCATGTATATGGGCAAGCTGGTGGAGTTCGGCGATACCGATACCCTGTTCACCAATCCGGCGAAGAAGCAGACCGAAGACTATATTACGGGGCGTTATGGCTAG
- the pstA gene encoding phosphate ABC transporter permease PstA, with the protein MKQNSLNGWFKSGAPGVWISGGAVSIAVIMTIGLLAVIAVRGLGHFWPADLIQANYNVPGQENHIVIGELVQKEEVPRERLKSAGLPVPDQGPEFMTRELIKVGNRDLNGNDFTWIVGEWLKDQTKPTHLMTIERREWGNFYGTLVNVKQDGKVIAEGEAAWPELQARVDRVNKLAAQLKSLEKTDIGAINAGLERIRLHGRKLELEGKLDAAAQADMDADRAELNARYQDIEARLADLHAQFNRDSLTARDGNGKEVEIGIGKVVHAYQPNAMGTMTKIGFYFSKVWEFLSDDPREANTEGGIFPAIFGTVMMTLIMAMIVTPFGVLAAVYLREYAKQNTLTRIIRIAVNNLAGVPAIVYGVFGLGFFVYVLGGSVDRLFFAEALPAPTFGTPGLLWASLTLALLAVPVVIVATEEGLARIPRTVREGSLALGATKAETLWKIVLPMASPAMMTGMILAVARAAGEVAPLMLVGVVKLAPSLPLDGNYPYLHLDQKIMHLGFHIYDVGFQSPNVEAARPLVYATALLLVLVIATLNLSAVWIRNHLREKYKALDS; encoded by the coding sequence GTGAAACAGAACTCCCTGAATGGATGGTTCAAGAGCGGCGCCCCAGGCGTCTGGATCAGCGGTGGCGCGGTGTCCATCGCGGTCATCATGACCATTGGTTTGCTGGCCGTGATTGCCGTGCGTGGTTTGGGCCACTTCTGGCCGGCTGACCTGATCCAGGCCAACTACAACGTACCGGGCCAGGAAAACCATATCGTCATCGGCGAATTGGTGCAGAAAGAAGAAGTGCCGCGCGAGCGTCTCAAAAGCGCTGGCCTGCCCGTGCCCGATCAAGGCCCGGAATTCATGACCCGCGAGCTGATCAAAGTCGGCAACCGCGACCTGAACGGTAACGACTTCACCTGGATCGTGGGCGAGTGGTTGAAGGACCAGACCAAGCCGACCCACCTGATGACCATCGAACGTCGTGAGTGGGGCAACTTCTACGGCACCCTGGTCAACGTCAAGCAGGATGGCAAGGTCATCGCCGAAGGCGAGGCCGCGTGGCCGGAGCTGCAAGCCCGCGTCGACCGCGTGAACAAGCTTGCCGCCCAGCTCAAGAGCCTGGAAAAAACCGATATCGGCGCGATTAACGCAGGCCTTGAACGCATCCGCCTGCACGGTCGCAAACTGGAACTGGAAGGCAAGCTCGACGCCGCCGCCCAGGCCGACATGGATGCTGACCGCGCTGAACTGAATGCCCGCTACCAGGACATCGAAGCGCGCCTGGCCGACCTGCACGCCCAGTTCAACCGCGATTCGCTGACGGCCCGTGACGGCAACGGCAAGGAAGTGGAAATCGGCATAGGCAAGGTGGTGCACGCCTACCAGCCGAACGCCATGGGCACCATGACCAAGATCGGCTTTTACTTCAGCAAGGTCTGGGAATTTTTGAGCGATGACCCACGGGAAGCCAACACCGAAGGCGGGATCTTCCCGGCCATCTTCGGCACCGTGATGATGACCCTGATCATGGCGATGATCGTGACCCCGTTCGGTGTACTGGCGGCGGTGTACCTGCGCGAATACGCCAAGCAGAACACCCTGACCCGCATCATCCGCATCGCCGTGAACAACCTGGCCGGTGTTCCTGCCATCGTGTACGGCGTGTTCGGCCTGGGCTTCTTCGTGTATGTGCTGGGTGGCTCGGTTGACCGCCTGTTCTTCGCCGAAGCCCTGCCGGCGCCGACCTTCGGTACCCCGGGCCTGCTCTGGGCGTCGCTGACCCTGGCGCTGCTGGCGGTGCCGGTGGTGATCGTGGCCACCGAGGAAGGCCTGGCACGGATTCCTCGTACCGTGCGTGAAGGTTCCCTGGCACTCGGCGCGACCAAGGCGGAAACGCTGTGGAAGATCGTGCTGCCGATGGCCAGCCCGGCCATGATGACCGGCATGATCCTCGCCGTGGCGCGTGCCGCCGGTGAAGTGGCGCCGCTGATGCTGGTAGGCGTGGTGAAACTGGCCCCATCGCTGCCGTTGGACGGCAACTACCCGTACCTGCACCTGGACCAGAAGATCATGCACTTGGGCTTCCATATCTACGACGTCGGCTTCCAGAGCCCCAACGTAGAAGCCGCACGCCCGCTGGTGTACGCCACCGCCTTGTTGCTGGTGCTGGTGATCGCCACGCTTAACCTGTCGGCGGTGTGGATTCGTAACCACCTGCGCGAGAAGTACAAGGCGCTGGACAGCTAA
- a CDS encoding ABC transporter permease subunit codes for MNDLANSPMTTTSPPKRIDFNTPELQRKRRIRALKDRLTRWYVLVGGLAVLGAITLIFFFLAYVVAPLFQGASLTKEEALTPAWIQDSGKPLLISLEEQNQVAMRVSDKGQALFFEVDTGAELKRVDLPLPAGASVASIGEDQPGSPLVILGLSNGQSLVFRHTYKVSYPDGKKTISPAIEYPYGETPIVLDEAGRPLEHVALNATDTSLVIAGSAGSYLNVLTLSREENMMTGEVTSEQKRVELPQMTEPVKAIFIDPRQQWLYVINGRALADVFSLRDKSLNGRYKLLEDGNAEITASTQLVGGISLIVGNSKGGLAQWFMARDPDGEQRFKQIRTFQMGTSPIVEITAEERRKGFTALDASGQFGVFHSTAHRTLLVDPVVDGQGVFGLSPRANRVIVEAGGKLQPLLLDNPHPEVSWSALWSKVWYENYDEPKYVWQSTAANTDFEPKMSLAPLTFGTLKAAFYAMLLAAPLAVAAAIYTAYFMAPSLRRKVKPVIELMEAMPTVILGFFAGLFLAPYVEGHLPGIFSLLMLLPIGILVAGFAFSRLPESLRLRVPDGWESAMLIPVILFVGWLSLYMSPYLETWFFGGDMRMWISHDLGITYDQRNALVVGLAMGFAVIPNIYSIAEDAVFSVPRGLTLGSLALGATPWQTMTRVVILTASPGIFSALMIGMGRAVGETMIVLMATGNTPVMEMNLFEGLRTLAANVAVEMPESEVGGSHYRVLFLSALVLLLFTFIMNTLAELIRQRLRKKYSSL; via the coding sequence ATGAATGATCTGGCCAATTCCCCCATGACGACGACTTCTCCTCCCAAGCGCATTGATTTCAATACGCCTGAGCTGCAACGCAAGCGCCGCATTCGCGCGCTCAAGGACCGCCTGACCCGTTGGTACGTGCTGGTGGGCGGCCTCGCTGTCCTCGGCGCTATCACCCTGATCTTTTTCTTTCTGGCCTACGTGGTCGCGCCGCTGTTCCAGGGTGCCTCGCTGACAAAAGAAGAGGCGCTGACCCCGGCCTGGATCCAGGATTCAGGCAAACCGCTGTTGATCTCCCTCGAAGAGCAGAACCAGGTCGCCATGCGGGTTTCCGACAAGGGCCAGGCGCTGTTCTTTGAGGTCGACACCGGTGCCGAACTCAAGCGCGTCGACCTGCCGCTTCCGGCCGGTGCCAGCGTGGCGTCCATCGGTGAAGACCAGCCGGGCAGCCCGTTGGTCATCCTCGGTTTATCCAATGGTCAGTCTCTGGTGTTCCGCCACACCTATAAGGTGTCCTACCCGGACGGCAAAAAGACCATCAGCCCGGCGATCGAATACCCTTATGGCGAAACGCCAATCGTGCTGGATGAGGCCGGTCGTCCGTTGGAGCACGTCGCCCTCAATGCCACCGACACTTCCCTGGTGATAGCCGGTTCGGCCGGTTCGTACTTGAACGTGCTGACCCTGAGCCGCGAAGAAAACATGATGACCGGTGAAGTCACCAGCGAGCAGAAGCGTGTCGAGCTGCCGCAAATGACCGAGCCCGTAAAGGCGATCTTCATCGATCCGCGCCAGCAATGGCTGTATGTGATCAACGGCCGAGCCCTGGCCGATGTGTTCAGCCTGCGCGACAAGAGCCTCAACGGGCGATACAAATTGTTGGAAGATGGCAACGCCGAGATCACCGCCAGCACCCAGTTGGTCGGTGGTATTTCGCTGATCGTTGGTAACTCCAAAGGCGGCCTTGCCCAATGGTTCATGGCCCGCGACCCGGATGGCGAGCAGCGCTTCAAACAGATCCGCACCTTCCAGATGGGCACATCGCCTATCGTCGAAATCACCGCTGAAGAGCGCCGCAAGGGCTTCACCGCCCTCGATGCATCCGGCCAGTTCGGCGTGTTCCACAGCACCGCCCACCGCACGCTGCTGGTGGACCCGGTCGTCGACGGTCAAGGTGTGTTTGGTCTGTCACCACGGGCTAACCGCGTGATCGTGGAAGCTGGCGGCAAGCTGCAACCGTTGCTGCTCGACAATCCGCACCCTGAAGTGTCGTGGAGCGCGTTGTGGAGCAAGGTCTGGTACGAAAACTACGACGAGCCTAAATACGTCTGGCAATCGACCGCAGCCAACACCGACTTCGAACCTAAAATGAGCCTGGCTCCGCTGACCTTCGGTACGTTGAAGGCGGCGTTCTACGCCATGCTGCTGGCCGCGCCGCTGGCGGTGGCCGCTGCGATCTATACCGCTTACTTCATGGCGCCGAGCCTGCGCCGCAAGGTCAAGCCGGTGATCGAACTGATGGAAGCGATGCCGACGGTGATCCTCGGCTTCTTCGCCGGTTTGTTCCTGGCGCCCTATGTAGAGGGGCATCTGCCGGGGATCTTCAGCCTGCTGATGCTGTTGCCGATCGGCATCCTGGTCGCCGGCTTTGCCTTCAGCCGCCTGCCTGAATCCCTGCGCCTGCGCGTTCCTGATGGTTGGGAAAGCGCGATGCTGATCCCGGTGATCCTGTTTGTGGGCTGGCTCTCGCTGTACATGAGCCCGTACCTGGAAACCTGGTTCTTCGGCGGTGATATGCGCATGTGGATCTCCCACGACTTGGGCATCACCTACGACCAGCGCAACGCCCTGGTGGTCGGGCTGGCCATGGGGTTCGCGGTGATCCCGAACATCTACTCCATCGCCGAAGACGCCGTGTTCAGCGTGCCGCGCGGCCTGACCCTGGGCTCCCTGGCTCTGGGCGCCACGCCTTGGCAGACCATGACTCGCGTGGTGATCCTGACCGCCAGCCCGGGCATCTTCTCCGCCCTGATGATCGGCATGGGCCGCGCAGTGGGCGAGACCATGATCGTGCTGATGGCCACCGGTAACACGCCGGTGATGGAGATGAACCTGTTCGAAGGCCTGCGCACCCTGGCGGCCAACGTCGCAGTGGAAATGCCCGAGTCGGAAGTGGGCGGCAGTCACTACCGCGTGCTGTTCCTCTCGGCACTGGTACTGCTGCTGTTCACCTTCATCATGAACACCCTCGCCGAGCTGATCCGTCAGCGTCTGCGCAAGAAATACTCGTCGCTTTAA
- a CDS encoding phosphate ABC transporter substrate-binding protein PstS produces MKLKRLMAAMTFVAAGVATANAVAAGVDPAIPAYVKTTGVSGNLSSVGSDTLANLMTLWAEGYKKEYPNVNIQIQAAGSATAPPALTEGTSNLGPMSRKMKDTELAAFEQKYGYKPTAIPVAVDALAVFVHKDNPIQHLTMEQVDAIFSSTRLCGGKADVKTWGDLGVTGDLANKPVQLFGRNSVSGTYGYFKEEALCKGDYKPNVNEQPGSASVVQSISSSLNGIGYSGIGYKTASVKTVALAKKGSTDFIEDSEENALNGKYPLSRFLYVYVNKAPNKPLAPLEAEFVKLVLSKQGQEVVVKDGYIPLPAKVAAKALADLGLKEGGK; encoded by the coding sequence ATGAAACTGAAGCGTTTGATGGCGGCAATGACTTTTGTCGCTGCTGGCGTTGCGACTGCCAACGCGGTGGCCGCTGGTGTTGACCCGGCAATCCCGGCTTACGTTAAGACCACTGGTGTGTCGGGCAACCTGTCCAGCGTCGGTTCCGATACCCTGGCGAACCTGATGACCCTGTGGGCTGAGGGTTACAAAAAGGAATACCCGAACGTCAACATCCAGATTCAAGCCGCCGGCTCCGCCACTGCGCCTCCTGCGTTGACTGAAGGCACCTCTAACCTGGGCCCGATGAGCCGCAAGATGAAGGACACCGAACTGGCTGCCTTCGAGCAGAAGTACGGCTACAAGCCAACCGCTATCCCGGTTGCCGTGGATGCCCTGGCCGTATTCGTGCACAAAGACAACCCGATCCAGCACCTGACCATGGAACAAGTCGACGCGATCTTCTCCTCGACTCGTCTGTGCGGTGGCAAAGCTGACGTGAAAACCTGGGGTGATCTGGGCGTGACCGGTGACCTGGCCAACAAGCCGGTGCAACTGTTCGGTCGTAACTCGGTATCCGGCACTTACGGCTACTTCAAGGAAGAGGCCCTGTGTAAAGGCGACTACAAGCCTAACGTCAACGAACAACCAGGCTCGGCTTCGGTCGTGCAGTCGATCAGCTCCTCGCTGAACGGCATCGGTTACTCGGGCATCGGCTACAAGACTGCAAGCGTGAAGACCGTGGCCCTGGCCAAAAAAGGCAGCACTGACTTCATCGAAGACAGCGAAGAAAACGCCCTGAACGGCAAATACCCGCTGTCGCGTTTCCTCTACGTTTATGTCAACAAAGCTCCGAACAAGCCTCTGGCTCCGCTGGAAGCTGAGTTCGTGAAACTGGTGCTGTCCAAACAGGGCCAGGAAGTTGTAGTGAAAGACGGCTACATCCCACTGCCAGCCAAAGTGGCCGCCAAGGCCCTGGCTGACCTGGGTTTGAAAGAAGGCGGCAAGTAA
- a CDS encoding MFS transporter yields the protein MSSVPASSAQSSRPLTRNDYKTLSLSALGGALEFYDFIIFVFFATVVGKLFFPADMPEWLRMMQTFGIFAAGYLARPLGGIIMAHFGDLLGRKKMFTLSIFMMAVPTLIMGLLPTYAQIGLWAPILLLLMRVIQGAAIGGEVPGAWVFVSEHVPPRHIGYACGTLTSGLTAGILLGSLVATAINTLYSPEQVSDYAWRIPFLLGGVFGLLSVYLRRWLHETPIFAEMQQRKTLAAELPLRAVLRDHRGAIVLSMLLTWLLSAGVVVVILMTPTVLQTVYHFSPTIALQANSLAIVTLSLGCIASGALADRFGAGRVLMAGCALLLATSWTLYHSLLAHPDWLFPLYALTGLFVGTIGVVPYVMVKAFPPVVRFSGLSFSYNVAYAVFGGLTPLAVSLLMKESAMGPAYYVAALCVMGMVVGGYLWKRGR from the coding sequence ATGTCCTCCGTGCCCGCAAGCAGCGCGCAATCTTCGCGCCCGCTGACCCGCAACGACTACAAAACCCTGTCGCTGTCTGCCTTGGGCGGGGCGCTGGAATTTTATGATTTCATCATTTTCGTGTTTTTCGCCACCGTGGTCGGAAAACTGTTCTTCCCTGCCGACATGCCCGAATGGCTGCGCATGATGCAGACCTTCGGCATCTTCGCCGCGGGCTACCTGGCGCGGCCCCTGGGCGGCATCATCATGGCGCACTTCGGTGACCTGCTGGGTCGCAAGAAGATGTTCACCCTGAGCATCTTCATGATGGCCGTGCCGACCCTGATCATGGGCCTGCTGCCAACTTATGCGCAGATCGGCCTGTGGGCGCCGATCCTGCTGCTGTTGATGCGCGTCATCCAGGGCGCGGCGATTGGCGGCGAAGTACCCGGCGCCTGGGTGTTTGTCTCCGAGCACGTACCACCGCGCCATATCGGCTATGCCTGCGGCACCCTGACCAGTGGCCTCACCGCCGGTATCCTGCTGGGTTCGTTGGTGGCCACCGCGATCAATACACTTTATAGCCCGGAGCAGGTCTCGGATTACGCCTGGCGGATCCCGTTCCTGCTCGGCGGTGTGTTTGGCCTGTTGTCGGTGTACCTGCGTCGCTGGCTGCATGAAACGCCGATCTTCGCTGAAATGCAGCAACGCAAGACCCTGGCCGCCGAGCTGCCCCTGCGCGCGGTATTGCGTGACCACCGTGGCGCCATCGTGCTGTCGATGCTGCTGACCTGGCTGCTGTCGGCCGGCGTGGTGGTGGTCATCCTGATGACCCCAACCGTGCTGCAAACCGTCTACCACTTCAGCCCCACCATTGCGCTGCAAGCCAACAGCCTGGCCATCGTCACCCTGAGTCTGGGCTGCATCGCCTCCGGTGCCCTGGCCGACCGCTTCGGTGCCGGTCGCGTGCTCATGGCCGGTTGCGCCCTGTTGCTGGCCACCTCCTGGACGCTCTATCACAGCCTGCTGGCGCACCCGGACTGGTTGTTCCCGCTGTACGCGTTGACCGGCCTGTTTGTCGGCACCATCGGCGTGGTCCCGTACGTGATGGTCAAGGCCTTCCCGCCGGTGGTGCGTTTCAGCGGCTTGTCGTTCTCCTACAACGTGGCCTACGCCGTGTTCGGCGGGCTGACGCCGCTGGCGGTGTCGCTGCTGATGAAGGAAAGCGCGATGGGCCCGGCTTACTACGTGGCTGCCCTGTGTGTGATGGGGATGGTAGTGGGCGGGTACCTGTGGAAGCGCGGGCGCTAA